A region of Selenomonadales bacterium 4137-cl DNA encodes the following proteins:
- a CDS encoding glycosyltransferase: MTDHEQSGPPPVTISLCMIVRNEEATIGRCLRSAQGIVDEIVIVDTGSTDKTKEMVGRFTDAVYDFEWINDFAAARNFAFDLATQRYILWLDADEVILPADREKMLVLKSTLGPGVDAVSMLTNLAFDEQGQVTCQIRRNRLVLRERNFRWIGPVHEYIEVAGTFHHTDIAVTHLPLSHDAGRNLYIYQQRLLKGEEFSPRDLYYFANELKDHKLYNRAIEYYQKFLATNQGWVVDNIDACAKLADCFYELHEVDNTLKYIYRSFEYGVPRADFCCRLGFHYLNSNQLEQAIFWYKTATQLDASTQAWGLVNVPCQTWLPHLQLCVCYSRAGQYRLAHQHNEMAAAFIPNDPRVQHNRKYLQSLTDA, translated from the coding sequence ATGACCGATCACGAGCAGAGTGGCCCACCGCCGGTCACTATCAGTTTATGCATGATCGTAAGGAATGAAGAGGCGACGATCGGCCGCTGCCTGCGTTCGGCGCAGGGGATTGTGGACGAAATCGTGATTGTCGATACAGGCTCGACGGATAAGACCAAGGAAATGGTCGGCCGGTTTACCGACGCCGTGTATGATTTCGAGTGGATCAATGATTTTGCCGCAGCCAGGAATTTCGCCTTCGACCTGGCAACCCAGCGGTATATTTTGTGGCTGGATGCCGATGAGGTTATTTTGCCGGCGGATCGCGAAAAAATGCTGGTTTTAAAGTCGACTCTCGGGCCTGGGGTCGACGCCGTGAGCATGCTGACAAATCTGGCTTTTGACGAGCAGGGACAGGTTACTTGCCAGATCAGACGGAACCGCTTGGTGCTGCGAGAGAGGAATTTCCGCTGGATAGGTCCGGTCCACGAGTACATCGAGGTCGCCGGGACTTTTCATCACACGGATATCGCCGTCACCCACCTGCCCCTTAGCCACGATGCGGGGAGGAATCTTTATATATACCAGCAGCGTCTGCTGAAGGGGGAGGAGTTCTCGCCCCGCGATTTATATTATTTTGCCAATGAGTTGAAAGACCATAAGCTGTATAATCGGGCAATCGAGTATTACCAGAAGTTTTTGGCGACCAATCAGGGCTGGGTGGTGGACAACATCGACGCTTGCGCCAAATTGGCGGACTGTTTCTATGAATTGCACGAGGTCGACAACACGTTGAAATATATCTATCGGTCTTTCGAATACGGCGTTCCCAGAGCGGATTTTTGCTGCCGGCTCGGTTTTCACTATCTGAATAGCAATCAACTGGAGCAGGCGATTTTCTGGTATAAGACAGCGACTCAGCTGGACGCGTCTACACAAGCCTGGGGATTGGTCAACGTCCCCTGCCAGACGTGGCTTCCGCATCTTCAGCTGTGCGTGTGCTACTCCCGCGCGGGACAGTACCGTCTTGCGCATCAGCACAACGAGATGGCGGCAGCTTTTATTCCTAACGACCCGCGAGTGCAGCATAACCGTAAATATTTACAAAGCTTGACTGATGCATGA
- a CDS encoding MarR family transcriptional regulator — protein sequence MKIDGLIMHQVFQLTRLISRTLNTRFQPFDLHVSEWGIIVTLTDKGPMTQRELARYLNIEPSAVSRSLVGLQRKGYVARETGEDRRERKVLLTTIARQQYKVWEGIADRHRQGIMAGLTAADKETLSGILTAILQKAQECPGEG from the coding sequence GTGAAGATTGACGGTCTGATAATGCATCAGGTGTTTCAGCTGACGCGGCTGATTTCGCGCACGCTGAACACCCGGTTCCAGCCGTTTGACCTGCATGTTTCCGAGTGGGGCATCATTGTCACGCTGACGGACAAGGGACCGATGACTCAGCGGGAGTTGGCCAGGTATTTGAACATTGAGCCGTCGGCGGTGTCGCGGAGCCTGGTTGGGTTGCAGCGGAAGGGCTATGTGGCGCGCGAGACGGGGGAGGACCGGCGGGAGCGGAAAGTGCTGCTGACCACGATCGCCCGGCAGCAGTACAAGGTCTGGGAGGGCATCGCGGACCGGCACCGGCAGGGGATTATGGCCGGGCTGACCGCGGCGGATAAGGAAACGTTGTCCGGGATTCTGACAGCTATCCTCCAGAAGGCGCAGGAGTGTCCGGGGGAAGGATGA